In Vibrio sp. STUT-A11, a genomic segment contains:
- the gshA gene encoding glutamate--cysteine ligase yields MTDFAARLEKVASNPEVFKQFGRGVERETLRYRQDGQLATTPHPEGLGSAFTNQWITTDFSESLLEFITPVSHDIPELMAQLKDIHHFTQTKMAEEKMWPLSMPCYVASEENINLAQYGSSNSARMKTLYREGLKRRYGSLMQIISGVHFNFSFPESFWDALYGEQDEEARQETKSDAYFALIRNYYRFGWMIPYFFGASPALCGSFIQGRETDLPFESLGGTLFLPKSTSLRLSDLGYTNNAQSTLKIGFNSIDQYLEGLSDAIRRPSEEFAKIGVKVDGEYRQLNSNILQIENELYAPIRPKRVAKSGEKPSEALKRAGVEYIEVRSLDVNPFSPVGITEEQVRFLDLFLTWAALSDSDPMDNCELECWRDNWNKVIVSGREKGLMLQIGCQGERLPLQEWAHRVFAELRQIAVMIDEVTGGSAYQQVCDKLTGWIEEPELTTSGQLLELTKELGGLGKVGCSLGMKHREDNLHHGYQYYSQEIMEQEVAASVEKQKQAELSDTMSFDDFLEDYFAYLK; encoded by the coding sequence TTGACTGATTTTGCTGCGCGACTGGAAAAAGTTGCATCAAACCCAGAAGTATTTAAGCAGTTTGGACGCGGTGTTGAGCGTGAAACTTTACGCTATCGTCAGGATGGACAGCTAGCAACAACACCTCATCCAGAGGGGTTGGGCTCAGCGTTCACGAACCAATGGATTACTACGGACTTTTCTGAATCACTATTGGAGTTTATCACTCCGGTTTCTCATGATATTCCGGAGCTAATGGCCCAACTGAAAGATATCCACCACTTTACTCAAACGAAAATGGCTGAAGAAAAAATGTGGCCACTTTCGATGCCATGTTATGTCGCCAGTGAAGAGAATATTAATCTCGCACAGTATGGTTCCTCTAACTCAGCACGAATGAAAACACTCTACCGAGAAGGGCTAAAACGCCGTTACGGGAGTTTGATGCAGATCATCTCAGGAGTGCACTTCAACTTCTCATTCCCTGAATCGTTTTGGGATGCCCTGTATGGCGAGCAGGATGAAGAAGCTCGTCAGGAAACGAAATCTGATGCGTACTTTGCCCTCATTCGTAATTACTATCGTTTTGGTTGGATGATTCCATATTTCTTCGGTGCTTCACCTGCGCTGTGTGGATCGTTTATTCAGGGGCGGGAAACGGATTTGCCGTTTGAAAGTTTGGGTGGCACTTTATTCCTGCCGAAATCGACTTCTTTGCGTCTGAGTGATCTCGGATACACGAATAATGCACAGAGCACGCTAAAAATAGGCTTTAATAGTATTGATCAGTACCTAGAAGGTTTAAGTGATGCTATTCGTCGTCCGTCAGAAGAGTTTGCAAAAATTGGCGTGAAAGTGGATGGTGAGTACCGTCAACTTAACTCAAATATTTTGCAGATTGAGAACGAATTGTACGCGCCAATTCGCCCTAAACGCGTGGCAAAAAGTGGAGAGAAACCATCAGAAGCATTGAAGCGTGCTGGCGTTGAATATATTGAAGTTCGCTCTCTTGATGTGAACCCATTCAGCCCAGTAGGTATCACAGAAGAACAAGTGCGCTTCCTGGATCTGTTCCTGACTTGGGCAGCCTTGTCTGATTCAGACCCGATGGATAACTGCGAGCTGGAGTGCTGGCGTGATAACTGGAACAAAGTCATTGTTTCTGGTCGTGAAAAAGGCTTGATGCTTCAGATCGGTTGCCAAGGTGAGCGCCTGCCTCTGCAAGAGTGGGCACATCGTGTGTTTGCCGAGCTACGCCAAATTGCCGTGATGATAGACGAGGTAACTGGTGGCAGTGCTTACCAACAGGTTTGCGATAAGCTAACTGGCTGGATTGAGGAGCCTGAACTAACGACTTCAGGTCAATTATTGGAACTAACAAAAGAGTTAGGCGGCTTAGGTAAAGTGGGTTGTTCATTAGGTATGAAGCATCGTGAAGACAATCTGCATCACGGCTACCAATATTACTCACAAGAAATAATGGAGCAGGAAGTCGCTGCATCTGTTGAAAAGCAAAAGCAAGCAGAGCTGAGTGACACGATGTCTTTTGATGACTTTTTAGAAGACTATTTTGCTTACTTAAAGTAA
- the luxS gene encoding S-ribosylhomocysteine lyase — MPLLDSFTVDHTRMNAPAVRVAKTMQTPKGDTITVFDLRFTAPNKDILSEKGIHTLEHLYAGFMRSHLNGDSVEIIDISPMGCRTGFYMSLIGTPSEQQVADAWIASMEDVLKVESQNKIPELNEYQCGTAAMHSLDEAKQIAKNILDAGVSVNKNDELALPESMLKELRID, encoded by the coding sequence ATGCCTTTACTCGATAGTTTTACTGTGGATCACACTCGTATGAATGCACCAGCTGTGCGAGTTGCGAAAACCATGCAAACCCCAAAAGGGGACACCATTACTGTCTTCGATTTACGCTTTACTGCACCAAACAAAGATATCCTTTCTGAGAAAGGTATTCATACACTAGAACACCTTTACGCTGGCTTTATGCGTAGCCATCTAAACGGTGACAGTGTTGAGATTATTGATATTTCACCAATGGGGTGTCGCACTGGCTTCTACATGAGCCTGATCGGTACACCTTCAGAACAGCAAGTCGCAGACGCTTGGATTGCATCAATGGAAGATGTACTGAAAGTAGAAAGCCAGAACAAAATTCCTGAGCTGAATGAATACCAATGTGGCACTGCGGCAATGCACTCATTGGATGAAGCAAAACAAATTGCGAAAAACATTCTGGATGCGGGTGTGTCAGTGAATAAAAATGATGAGCTAGCTTTACCTGAGTCGATGTTAAAAGAACTGCGTATCGACTAA
- a CDS encoding CNNM domain-containing protein, whose protein sequence is MDDISTGILFALLACLIVISGYFSGSETGMMSLNRYRLKHLAKNGHKGARRVEKLLDRPDRLIGLILIGNNLVNILASAIATIIGMRLYGDMGVAIATGALTMVVLVFAEVTPKTIAALYPERVSYTSSILLTILMKLLSPLVLLVNFITNGFIRLLGVKADHSVEDHLSSEELRTVVNEAGGLIPRRHQDMLVSILDLEHVTVNDIMVPRNEITGIDINDDWKSIVRQLTHSPHGRIVFYRDQIDEVVGMLRLREAYRLMLEKNEFTKETLLRAADEVYYIPEGTPLNVQMLKFQRNKQRIGLIVDEYGDIIGLVTLEDILEEIIGEFTTSISPSLSDEISPQGDGSFLIEGSTNIRDINKGLKWHLPTDGPRTLNGLILEHLEDIPESHLSVQVSGHPMEIVEIDENRIKLVRVYPKRKKGSN, encoded by the coding sequence TTGGACGACATATCTACGGGTATCTTATTTGCGCTACTCGCGTGTCTTATCGTCATATCAGGTTACTTTTCCGGTTCAGAAACAGGGATGATGTCACTGAACCGTTATCGCTTGAAACACTTAGCCAAAAATGGGCATAAGGGGGCAAGGCGTGTCGAAAAATTATTAGACCGCCCTGATCGTCTGATCGGTCTAATCCTTATAGGCAATAACCTTGTCAACATTCTCGCTTCGGCGATTGCGACTATTATTGGCATGCGCCTGTACGGTGATATGGGTGTGGCGATTGCGACGGGTGCGCTCACCATGGTGGTTTTAGTGTTTGCCGAAGTGACGCCAAAAACCATTGCCGCTCTGTATCCAGAGCGTGTGTCTTATACCAGCAGTATTCTGTTAACCATTCTGATGAAGTTACTTTCACCACTTGTGCTGTTAGTTAACTTCATTACCAATGGCTTCATTCGCCTGCTCGGGGTAAAAGCGGATCACTCGGTCGAAGATCACCTCAGTTCAGAAGAATTACGTACAGTAGTAAACGAAGCCGGCGGCCTTATCCCTCGTCGCCACCAAGATATGCTGGTGTCCATTCTGGACCTTGAGCACGTCACGGTAAACGATATTATGGTGCCACGTAATGAAATTACTGGTATCGACATCAACGACGACTGGAAGTCTATCGTTCGTCAGTTAACGCACTCACCACATGGCCGTATCGTTTTTTACCGCGATCAAATCGATGAAGTGGTCGGCATGCTGCGTTTGCGTGAGGCTTACCGCCTAATGCTGGAAAAGAACGAGTTCACCAAAGAGACATTACTGCGTGCAGCTGATGAAGTGTACTACATTCCTGAAGGTACGCCTCTGAACGTGCAGATGCTGAAGTTCCAGCGCAATAAACAGCGCATTGGTCTTATCGTTGATGAGTATGGTGACATTATTGGCTTGGTTACGCTTGAAGATATCCTGGAAGAGATCATCGGTGAGTTTACCACTTCGATCTCACCAAGCTTATCTGATGAAATCAGCCCACAAGGTGATGGCAGTTTCTTAATCGAAGGCAGCACCAATATTCGTGACATCAATAAAGGTCTCAAATGGCACCTTCCGACTGATGGCCCTCGTACGTTAAACGGCTTAATTCTAGAGCACTTAGAAGATATTCCTGAAAGCCACCTAAGTGTGCAAGTGTCCGGTCATCCGATGGAAATTGTCGAGATTGATGAGAATCGAATTAAGTTAGTGCGCGTCTACCCTAAACGGAAGAAAGGCAGTAACTAA
- a CDS encoding inner membrane protein YpjD: protein MDSVIAIAAAILYVLAIATIIPGLSQQSVIKAKTVFASAACALVFHAWLLSDLILDGSGQNFSILNVASLISFIISLVMSVSMLKNRLWFLLPVVYSFAAINLSAAAFLPSTFIKHLENDPKLLIHISFALFSYATLSIGALYALQLAWLDHKLKTKKSLAINPNLPPLLMVERQLFKIILIGNLLLTATLITGYVFVQDMFAEGKAHKAILSFIAWVVYSILLWGHYQNGWRGRKVTWFAVAGATLLTLAYFGSRFVREIILN from the coding sequence ATGGATAGCGTAATTGCCATCGCGGCCGCCATACTTTACGTATTAGCGATTGCGACGATCATACCCGGACTTTCACAACAGTCAGTCATCAAAGCAAAAACCGTATTTGCCAGCGCTGCCTGTGCGCTTGTTTTCCATGCGTGGTTATTGAGTGATCTGATCCTCGATGGTTCAGGTCAGAACTTTAGTATTCTCAATGTCGCCTCTCTTATCAGTTTCATCATCTCTCTGGTGATGAGCGTTTCGATGCTAAAGAATCGGCTTTGGTTTCTGTTGCCCGTCGTTTATAGCTTTGCTGCTATCAACCTATCTGCCGCGGCTTTTTTACCGAGCACCTTCATCAAACATTTAGAAAACGACCCTAAGTTACTTATACACATTTCTTTTGCTCTGTTTTCTTATGCCACACTAAGTATTGGCGCGTTGTATGCGCTGCAACTGGCTTGGCTTGACCACAAACTGAAAACCAAAAAATCTCTGGCAATCAACCCTAATTTACCGCCATTACTCATGGTTGAACGTCAGCTGTTTAAAATTATTCTAATTGGTAATTTACTGCTGACGGCTACGCTTATTACAGGCTACGTATTTGTGCAAGATATGTTCGCAGAAGGAAAAGCGCATAAAGCCATTCTTTCTTTCATCGCTTGGGTGGTCTATTCAATCTTATTGTGGGGCCACTATCAAAATGGTTGGCGCGGAAGAAAAGTAACCTGGTTTGCCGTAGCGGGAGCAACATTACTCACCCTAGCTTATTTCGGTAGCCGCTTTGTAAGAGAGATCATTTTGAATTAA
- the ffh gene encoding signal recognition particle protein, with the protein MFENLTDRLSKTLKNISGKGRLTEDNIKETLREVRMALLEADVALPVVREFVNRVKEKAVGVEVSKSLTPGQEFIKIVQTELEAVMGESNEALNLAAQPPAVLLMAGLQGAGKTTSVGKLSKLLKERDKKKVLVVSADVYRPAAIKQLETLASDIGVDFFPSSPDQKPIDIANAAIDHAKKKFYDVLIVDTAGRLAIDEQMMGEIKDLHSAINPVETLFVVDAMTGQDAANTAKAFGDALPLTGVILTKVDGDARGGAALSVRHITGKPIKFLGVGEKTDALEPFHPDRVASRILGMGDVLSLIEDLQRNVDQEKAEKLAKKFKEKKGFDLEDFREQLDQMQNMGGMMGMMDKLPGMSQLPDNVKDKVDDKMFKQMEAIISSMTMKERQRPEIIKGSRKKRIAAGSGVQVQDVNRLLKQFTQMQKMMKKMQKGGMKGMMRNMQGMMGGMGGGGGFNPFGR; encoded by the coding sequence ATGTTTGAGAATTTAACGGATCGATTATCCAAAACGCTGAAAAATATCAGTGGCAAAGGTCGTCTGACAGAAGACAACATTAAAGAAACCCTACGTGAAGTACGAATGGCGCTCTTGGAAGCGGACGTTGCGCTTCCTGTTGTTCGTGAATTTGTAAACCGCGTTAAAGAAAAAGCGGTTGGTGTAGAAGTTTCTAAATCTCTGACTCCGGGTCAAGAGTTTATTAAGATCGTTCAAACCGAGCTTGAAGCAGTAATGGGTGAGTCTAACGAAGCTCTGAACCTAGCTGCTCAGCCGCCAGCAGTACTTTTGATGGCCGGTCTACAAGGTGCGGGTAAAACCACATCGGTAGGTAAGCTATCCAAGCTGTTAAAAGAGCGTGATAAGAAGAAAGTACTGGTTGTGTCTGCCGACGTTTACCGTCCTGCGGCGATCAAACAGCTAGAAACACTGGCATCAGACATCGGTGTCGATTTCTTCCCGTCGTCTCCAGACCAAAAGCCTATTGATATTGCGAACGCAGCCATCGACCACGCGAAGAAGAAATTCTACGACGTTCTGATTGTCGATACCGCAGGTCGCCTGGCGATTGATGAACAGATGATGGGTGAGATTAAAGATCTTCACTCTGCGATCAACCCGGTTGAGACACTGTTTGTTGTTGATGCAATGACAGGTCAGGATGCGGCGAATACCGCTAAGGCCTTTGGTGATGCACTGCCACTGACGGGTGTGATTCTAACCAAAGTTGATGGCGATGCACGTGGTGGTGCGGCGCTATCGGTTCGTCATATCACGGGTAAACCAATTAAATTCCTCGGTGTTGGTGAGAAAACTGACGCACTAGAACCCTTCCACCCAGATCGCGTGGCATCACGTATTCTTGGCATGGGTGACGTTCTGTCTTTGATTGAAGACCTGCAACGTAACGTTGACCAAGAAAAAGCAGAAAAACTAGCGAAAAAGTTCAAAGAGAAGAAAGGCTTCGACTTAGAAGACTTCCGTGAACAGCTAGACCAGATGCAAAACATGGGCGGTATGATGGGCATGATGGATAAACTGCCAGGCATGTCTCAGCTACCTGACAATGTCAAAGATAAAGTCGATGACAAGATGTTTAAGCAGATGGAAGCGATCATCAGCTCTATGACGATGAAAGAGCGTCAACGCCCAGAAATCATCAAGGGTTCGCGTAAGAAGCGTATTGCTGCAGGTTCAGGTGTGCAAGTTCAGGACGTAAACCGTCTGCTAAAACAGTTCACCCAGATGCAGAAGATGATGAAGAAAATGCAGAAAGGCGGCATGAAAGGCATGATGCGCAACATGCAAGGTATGATGGGTGGCATGGGCGGAGGCGGTGGCTTCAATCCATTTGGTCGATAA
- the rpsP gene encoding 30S ribosomal protein S16 has protein sequence MVTIRLARHGAKKRPFYQIVVADSRNAATGRFIEKVGFFNPTAKGQEEGLRLDLDRVNHWVGQGASVSDRVAKLVKDAQKAA, from the coding sequence ATGGTAACCATTCGTTTGGCACGTCACGGCGCTAAGAAGCGTCCATTTTATCAAATCGTAGTAGCGGACAGCCGCAACGCTGCAACTGGCCGTTTCATCGAGAAAGTTGGTTTCTTTAACCCAACTGCTAAAGGTCAAGAAGAAGGTCTACGTCTAGACCTAGACCGCGTTAACCACTGGGTTGGTCAAGGCGCGTCTGTATCTGACCGCGTTGCTAAGCTAGTTAAAGACGCTCAAAAAGCGGCTTAA
- the rimM gene encoding ribosome maturation factor RimM (Essential for efficient processing of 16S rRNA), producing the protein MSMKGKETMSNEKIVVGKFGATYGIRGWLKVFSYTDNAESIFDYSPWYINQKGKWVEYKVESWKRHNKGMVAKLEGMDVREDAHLMTNFEIAIDPAVLPELSEDEFYWRELFGMQVVTTKGYDLGVVTDMLETGSNDVLVVKANLKDAFGQKERLIPFLEEQVIINVDREAQRIEVDWDPGF; encoded by the coding sequence ATGTCGATGAAAGGTAAAGAAACAATGAGCAACGAAAAGATTGTTGTAGGCAAGTTTGGTGCTACTTACGGCATTCGAGGTTGGCTTAAGGTTTTTTCCTACACAGACAATGCTGAAAGCATTTTCGATTACAGTCCTTGGTACATTAACCAAAAGGGCAAATGGGTTGAGTACAAAGTAGAAAGCTGGAAGCGCCATAATAAAGGTATGGTGGCTAAGCTGGAAGGCATGGATGTTCGTGAAGACGCGCATTTAATGACGAACTTTGAAATTGCTATTGACCCAGCGGTACTACCTGAATTGTCAGAAGATGAATTCTACTGGCGTGAATTGTTTGGGATGCAAGTAGTAACCACTAAAGGTTACGATCTGGGTGTCGTTACTGACATGCTAGAAACTGGCTCAAACGATGTTCTGGTGGTTAAAGCAAATCTTAAAGATGCTTTCGGGCAAAAGGAACGATTAATCCCGTTCCTTGAAGAGCAAGTGATCATTAATGTTGATCGCGAAGCTCAACGGATCGAAGTTGACTGGGATCCTGGATTCTAA
- the trmD gene encoding tRNA (guanosine(37)-N1)-methyltransferase TrmD produces the protein MWVGVISLFPEMFRSVTDYGVTGQAVKKGLLSIETWNPRDFTHDKHRTVDDRPYGGGPGMLMMVQPLRDAIHTAKQASPGKTKVIYLSPQGRKLDQQGVEELATNENLLLICGRYEGVDERIIQSEVDEEWSIGDFVMTGGEIPAMTLIDSVSRFIPGVLGDFSSAEEDSFANGLLDCPHYTRPEVLDGKEVPAVLLSGNHKDIRQWRLKQSLGRTWLRRPELLENLALTDEQEQLLAEFISEHKAVNEQNAK, from the coding sequence ATGTGGGTTGGCGTTATTAGCCTTTTTCCTGAAATGTTCCGTTCTGTTACTGATTATGGAGTAACAGGTCAAGCGGTTAAAAAAGGTCTTTTGTCGATTGAGACTTGGAATCCTCGAGATTTCACTCACGACAAGCATCGAACAGTCGATGACCGACCTTACGGTGGTGGCCCAGGTATGTTAATGATGGTTCAGCCTTTGCGCGATGCCATTCATACCGCTAAGCAAGCCTCACCGGGTAAGACGAAAGTCATTTACCTCTCTCCTCAAGGTCGTAAGCTCGACCAGCAAGGGGTTGAAGAGCTGGCAACAAATGAGAATTTACTTCTTATCTGTGGCCGTTATGAAGGGGTAGATGAGCGCATCATACAATCCGAAGTTGACGAAGAATGGTCGATCGGGGATTTTGTGATGACGGGTGGTGAGATACCAGCCATGACGTTAATTGATTCGGTTTCTCGGTTTATACCGGGAGTTCTAGGAGATTTTTCGTCAGCAGAAGAAGACTCTTTTGCTAATGGTTTGCTAGATTGCCCTCACTATACGCGTCCTGAAGTATTGGATGGCAAAGAAGTACCAGCGGTACTGTTGTCAGGTAATCACAAGGACATTCGTCAATGGCGACTCAAGCAGTCGCTGGGCCGAACTTGGCTAAGAAGACCAGAGCTCCTGGAAAACCTAGCTCTGACTGACGAACAGGAACAATTACTTGCCGAGTTTATTAGTGAGCATAAAGCCGTTAACGAACAGAATGCAAAGTAA
- the rplS gene encoding 50S ribosomal protein L19 produces the protein MSNIIKALEEEQMKSDLPKFAPGDTVVVQVKVKEGDRERLQAFEGVVIAIRNRGLHSAFTVRKISNGEGVERTFQTHSPIVDSIEVKRRGAVRRAKLYYLRERSGKSARIKEKLAKK, from the coding sequence ATGAGTAACATCATCAAAGCTCTTGAAGAAGAGCAAATGAAATCAGACCTACCTAAATTTGCACCAGGTGACACTGTTGTTGTTCAAGTTAAGGTAAAAGAAGGTGACCGTGAGCGTCTACAGGCTTTCGAAGGCGTTGTAATCGCAATCCGTAACCGTGGTCTACACTCTGCTTTCACTGTACGTAAGATCTCTAACGGTGAAGGTGTTGAGCGTACGTTCCAAACACACTCTCCAATCGTTGATAGCATCGAAGTTAAACGCCGTGGTGCAGTACGTCGTGCCAAGTTGTACTACCTACGTGAGCGTTCTGGTAAGTCTGCTCGTATCAAAGAGAAACTTGCTAAGAAGTAA
- the yacG gene encoding DNA gyrase inhibitor YacG: MSKITIVQCPQCGADVEWGEQSPHRPFCSKKCQMIDFGEWADEENTIPGAPDMSDSDGWSEDQY; encoded by the coding sequence ATGTCTAAAATTACTATCGTTCAATGCCCTCAATGTGGAGCCGACGTAGAATGGGGAGAGCAAAGCCCTCACCGACCATTTTGTAGCAAAAAATGCCAGATGATTGATTTTGGTGAATGGGCAGACGAAGAGAACACTATTCCAGGCGCACCAGACATGTCAGACAGTGACGGCTGGTCAGAAGATCAATACTAG
- the zapD gene encoding cell division protein ZapD, translating to MTTHKFEHPLNEKTRIYLRVESLLRQAHLASGFVENHQYQLFFRALFDMVEIFEQLQLKSELAKDLEKQRLSYRHWLHVEGVDQEALTSLLNDIDVVHKQLMRAERFGQALKDDRFLSSIRQRFNLPGGSCCFDLPALHYWLHLPLDRKKQDAQKWLDSLKPLSDALNLWLKLTRETGQFKAQIGRAGFFQSDADEANILRLHIPMEHGVYPMISGHKNRFAIKFMSFESGQACTQDVEFELAVCS from the coding sequence ATGACCACGCACAAATTTGAACATCCGTTAAATGAGAAAACTCGTATTTATCTAAGAGTAGAGTCTCTGCTGCGTCAGGCTCACTTGGCCTCTGGTTTTGTTGAAAATCACCAGTACCAGTTATTTTTCCGTGCGTTGTTTGATATGGTCGAGATCTTCGAGCAGCTACAACTGAAAAGTGAACTGGCCAAAGATCTTGAAAAACAGCGTTTGAGTTATCGACACTGGCTCCATGTGGAAGGTGTCGATCAAGAGGCACTGACATCCTTACTCAATGATATCGACGTGGTGCACAAACAATTAATGCGCGCAGAAAGGTTTGGTCAGGCACTTAAAGATGATCGTTTTTTAAGTTCGATCAGACAAAGGTTTAATCTGCCTGGTGGTTCTTGTTGTTTTGATTTACCCGCTTTGCACTACTGGCTGCATTTACCACTTGATCGTAAAAAGCAGGATGCACAAAAATGGCTGGATAGCTTGAAGCCGCTTTCGGATGCGTTGAACTTATGGCTAAAGTTAACCCGAGAAACCGGGCAATTTAAAGCCCAAATCGGCCGTGCGGGCTTCTTCCAGAGCGATGCTGATGAAGCGAATATTCTGAGACTCCATATCCCTATGGAGCATGGCGTTTACCCAATGATTTCAGGGCATAAAAACCGCTTTGCGATTAAGTTTATGTCGTTTGAAAGTGGTCAAGCTTGCACTCAAGATGTCGAGTTTGAATTAGCGGTATGTAGCTAG